From a region of the Oreochromis niloticus isolate F11D_XX unplaced genomic scaffold, O_niloticus_UMD_NMBU tig00002470_pilon, whole genome shotgun sequence genome:
- the LOC112845030 gene encoding uncharacterized protein LOC112845030 isoform X1, whose product MGNIKVGLTPANQSEGITEQEGRPLRRSSMSSRVTSAVKFLDVGMEIEEELTSLLPTLDREKIICIVEHLTDVIGVQQKSDLLFVEAEDLKPFLTPIQIRKLLLAFKGDGNRPENLNDTITLEPCPAASAETSSHPPHPSSSTSTTMYNHYSSSWVSHLQIPWERFPLRLSHAITRGDRAHPEDRRSMIRIVVEAMQVHCRNPKRASCEEVAKIIVNRYPQTFADFTEKGERLGCGHYSLLRSIKSRVEHVNRDNTTHRLRQTKRTRNEEDCSPNSKATSPKKVRCLVDSYGCINWQPVELPEEETPASLEEKKHILLTIFNSEGPGAVERPDVHDFMCLIYISQHQLINSCPSLSVAEIQEQWPFLFTRKGLSNHFYKLTGINISERLGQALITKGRRIINYFSSQKLKWNLGIRTLIQQIESEGVLTNNKVGTATILLMMKYYKEDEDSLFVLADETSTRMSLEAESNLPITPRLIMLGQSSITATCWMVSAEGRVIVELDKENTFADAMSVFF is encoded by the exons GAATCACAGAACAAGAAGGGAGACCACTGAGGAGAAGTTCTATGAGTTCACGGGTGACCTCAGCTGTCAAGTTCCTGGATGTGG GGATGGAAATTGAAGAGGAACTCACAAGCCTCCTGCCGACACtagacagagagaaaataatCTGCATTGTAGAACATCTGACGGACGTTATTGGTGTACAACAAAAAAGTGATCTTTTGTTTGTGGAGGCGGAAGATCTCAAACCCTTTCTCACACCAATTCAAATACGTAAACTACTTCTTGCATTTAAAGGAG atGGCAACAGACCAGAGAACCTGAATGACACCATTACTCTGGAGCCTTGCcctgctgcatcagctgaaaCATCAAGCCATCCAcctcacccctcctcctccacgtCCACCACTATGTACAACCATTATTCCAGCTCTTGGGTCTCACACTTACAGATTCCTTGGGAAAGATTTCCACTCCGACTGTCGCATGCAATCACAAGAGGAGACAGAGCTCATCCAGAGGACAGGAGAAGTATGATTAGAATTGTTGTGGAGGCCATGCAAGTTCACTGCAGGAACCCTAAACGTGCATCTTGTGAAGAAGTTGCTAAAATCATTGTAAACAGATACCCTCAAACATTTGCAGATTTTactgaaaagggagaaagactgGGTTGTGGACATTATTCACTACTGAGAAGCATCAAATCTAGAGTTGAACATGTTAATCGAGATAATACAACACATAGACTTCGTCAAACAAAGAGAACCAGGAATGAGGAAGACTGCAGTCCCAACAGTAAAGCAACCTCACCTAAAAAAGTTAGATGTCTTGTTGATAGCTATGGTTGTATAAATTGGCAACCAGTTGAACTTCCTGAGGAGGAAACGCCAGCTTCTTTAGAGGAAAAGAAGCACATCTTGTTAACAATTTTTAATTCAGAAGGACCTGGAGCTGTGGAGAGACCTGATGTGCATGACTTCATGTGCCTCATATATATTTCTCAGCACCAGCTTATCAACAGTTGTCCCTCACTTTCAGTAGCTGAAATTCAGGAGCAGTGGCCATTCTTGTTTACTCGGAAAGGTCTTTCGAACCACTTTTACAAACTCACAGGCATCAATATCAGTGAGCGCTTAGGTCAGGCCCTCATAACCAAAGGCAGAAGGATTATTAACTATTTCTCCAGCCAGAAGCTCAAATGGAACCTTGGTATAAGGACACTCATCCAGCAGATAGAAAGTGAGGGAGTTTTGACCAACAACAAGGTTGGCACAGCAACCATACTTCTCATGATGAAGTATTACAAGGAAGATGAAGACTCCCTCTTTGTCTTAGCAGAT GAAACATCTACCAGGATGTCCCTTGAAGCAGAGAGCAACCTGCCAATCACCCCAAGGCTGATTATGCTTG GACAAAGTTCAATaaccgccacctgctggatggTGAGTGCAGAGGGGCGTGTAATTGTTGAGCTGGACAAAGAGAACACCTTTGCTGATGCGATGTCAGTCTTCTTTTGA
- the LOC112845030 gene encoding uncharacterized protein LOC112845030 isoform X2: protein MGNIKVGLTPANQSEGITEQEGRPLRRSSMSSRVTSAVKFLDVGMEIEEELTSLLPTLDREKIICIVEHLTDVIGVQQKSDLLFVEAEDLKPFLTPIQIRKLLLAFKGDGNRPENLNDTITLEPCPAASAETSSHPPHPSSSTSTTMYNHYSSSWVSHLQIPWERFPLRLSHAITRGDRAHPEDRRSMIRIVVEAMQVHCRNPKRASCEEVAKIIVNRYPQTFADFTEKGERLGCGHYSLLRSIKSRVEHVNRDNTTHRLRQTKRTRNEEDCSPNSKATSPKKVRCLVDSYGCINWQPVELPEEETPASLEEKKHILLTIFNSEGPGAVERPDVHDFMCLIYISQHQLINSCPSLSVAEIQEQWPFLFTRKGLSNHFYKLTGINISERLGQALITKGRRIINYFSSQKLKWNLGIRTLIQQIESEGVLTNNKVGTATILLMMKYYKEDEDSLFVLADETSTRMSLEAESNLPITPRLIMLGCWTCVSVNPAR from the exons GAATCACAGAACAAGAAGGGAGACCACTGAGGAGAAGTTCTATGAGTTCACGGGTGACCTCAGCTGTCAAGTTCCTGGATGTGG GGATGGAAATTGAAGAGGAACTCACAAGCCTCCTGCCGACACtagacagagagaaaataatCTGCATTGTAGAACATCTGACGGACGTTATTGGTGTACAACAAAAAAGTGATCTTTTGTTTGTGGAGGCGGAAGATCTCAAACCCTTTCTCACACCAATTCAAATACGTAAACTACTTCTTGCATTTAAAGGAG atGGCAACAGACCAGAGAACCTGAATGACACCATTACTCTGGAGCCTTGCcctgctgcatcagctgaaaCATCAAGCCATCCAcctcacccctcctcctccacgtCCACCACTATGTACAACCATTATTCCAGCTCTTGGGTCTCACACTTACAGATTCCTTGGGAAAGATTTCCACTCCGACTGTCGCATGCAATCACAAGAGGAGACAGAGCTCATCCAGAGGACAGGAGAAGTATGATTAGAATTGTTGTGGAGGCCATGCAAGTTCACTGCAGGAACCCTAAACGTGCATCTTGTGAAGAAGTTGCTAAAATCATTGTAAACAGATACCCTCAAACATTTGCAGATTTTactgaaaagggagaaagactgGGTTGTGGACATTATTCACTACTGAGAAGCATCAAATCTAGAGTTGAACATGTTAATCGAGATAATACAACACATAGACTTCGTCAAACAAAGAGAACCAGGAATGAGGAAGACTGCAGTCCCAACAGTAAAGCAACCTCACCTAAAAAAGTTAGATGTCTTGTTGATAGCTATGGTTGTATAAATTGGCAACCAGTTGAACTTCCTGAGGAGGAAACGCCAGCTTCTTTAGAGGAAAAGAAGCACATCTTGTTAACAATTTTTAATTCAGAAGGACCTGGAGCTGTGGAGAGACCTGATGTGCATGACTTCATGTGCCTCATATATATTTCTCAGCACCAGCTTATCAACAGTTGTCCCTCACTTTCAGTAGCTGAAATTCAGGAGCAGTGGCCATTCTTGTTTACTCGGAAAGGTCTTTCGAACCACTTTTACAAACTCACAGGCATCAATATCAGTGAGCGCTTAGGTCAGGCCCTCATAACCAAAGGCAGAAGGATTATTAACTATTTCTCCAGCCAGAAGCTCAAATGGAACCTTGGTATAAGGACACTCATCCAGCAGATAGAAAGTGAGGGAGTTTTGACCAACAACAAGGTTGGCACAGCAACCATACTTCTCATGATGAAGTATTACAAGGAAGATGAAGACTCCCTCTTTGTCTTAGCAGAT GAAACATCTACCAGGATGTCCCTTGAAGCAGAGAGCAACCTGCCAATCACCCCAAGGCTGATTATGCTTG GTTGTTGGACATGTGTCTCAGTGAACCCAGCAAG atga
- the LOC109200724 gene encoding LOW QUALITY PROTEIN: H-2 class I histocompatibility antigen, Q10 alpha chain-like (The sequence of the model RefSeq protein was modified relative to this genomic sequence to represent the inferred CDS: inserted 2 bases in 1 codon; substituted 1 base at 1 genomic stop codon) has translation LKQSLFLTVTHSLRYFYSSSSGVSNFPEFVAVGLVDDVQMIHYDSNAQKAEFKQQWMEKAAEDDPEYSARQTNRLMNTQQVFKGNIDILKQRFNQTGGVHINQMMYGCEWDDETAEVNGYHQYGYDGEDFISFDLQTETWIAPVTQAVITKLEWDSDRSVSGDLRNYHTKLCPEXLKKYVNYGRSSLMRTAVLIWEDFQSDRQGKPRVITAAIIGCRFLETQFGYSCCSGVHVYQEMYGCEWDTETNNVTGYDQLGYDGEDFLAFDLKTETWIAPKQQAVIAKQKCDSDRALSARQKNYFTHICPEWLKKYLNYSGSSLRRTVLPSVSLLQKSSSSPITCHATGFYPHKAKLLWRKDGKELHEGVNRGEILPNNDGTLQISADLDLSSVKPEDWRSYDCXFQLCGVNKDIITRLDRAVIRTNEGNSLFMIIPMILALGVLAVITVIGFIIYKKETDERTKQIL, from the exons CTGAAACAGTCATTGTTTCTTACAGTGACTCACTCTCTGAGATATTTCTACTCTTCTTCCTCTGGAGTCTCAAACTTTCCAGAGTTTGTAGCTGTTGGTTTGGTTGATGATGTTCAGATGATTCACTATGACAGCAACGCACAGAAAGCAGAGTTTAAGCAGCAGTGGATGGAGAAAGCTGCAGAAGATGATCCAGAGTACTCAGCACGCCAGACTAACAGGCTCATGAACACCCAGCAGGTCTTTAAAGGCAACATCGACATTTTGAAGCAGCGATTCAACCAAACTGGAG GTGTTCACATTAACCAGATGATGTACGGCTGTGAATGGGACGATGAAACGGCTGAAGTTAACGGATATCATCAGTATGGCTATGATGGAGAAGACTTCATATCATTTGACCTGCAGACAGAGACATGGATCGCTCCAGTAACGCAGGCTGTAATCACCAAACTCGAGTGGGACAGTGACAGATCTGTTTCAGGTGATCTGAGGAACTATCACACCAAGCTTTGTCCTGAGTGACTGAAGAAGTACGTGAACTATGGGAGGAGCTCTCTGATGAGGACAG CTGTTTTGATTTGGGAGGATTTTCAATCGGACCGACAGGGAAAGCCTCGCGTCATTACTGCTGCAATTATTGGGTGCAGGTTCCTAGAAACTCAGTTTGGGTATTCTTGTTGCAGTG GTGTGCATGTTTATCAGGAGATGTACGGCTGTGAATGGGATACTGAAACAAATAATGTGACCGGCTATGATCAGCTGGGTTACGATGGCGAGGACTTTTTGGCGTTTGACCTTAAGACAGAGACGTGGATCGCTCCAAAGCAGCAGGCAGTCATCGCTAAACAGAAGTGTGACTCTGACAGAGCTCTCTCAGCCAGACAGAAGAACTACTTCACTCACATTTGTCCCGAGTGGCTGAAGAAGTATCTGAACTATTCAGGGAGCTCTCTGAGGAGAACAG TTCTTCCCTCAGTGTCTCTCCTCCAGAAGTCTTCCTCCTCTCCAATCACCTGCCACGCTACAGGTTTCTATCCACACAAAGCCAAACTGTTGTGGAGGAAAGATGGGAAAGAGCTTCATGAGGGTGTGAACAGAGGAGAGATCCTGCCCAACAATGATGGGACCCTCCAGATTTCTGCTGATCTGGATCTTTCATCAGTCAAACCTGAGGACTGGAGGAGCTACGATTG GTTTCAGCTCTGTGGTGTGAATAAGGACATCATCACCAGACTGGACAGAGCAGTGATCAGAACCAACGAAG GAAATTCCCTCTTCATGATCATCCCCATGATTCTTGCTCTGGGTGTTCTTGCTGTCATCACTGTGATTGGATTCATTATCTACAAAAAGGAGACAGATGAGAGGACAAAGCAGATTTTGTAG